ATCGTTCTGTCCTGTTCCAGGCTGGGCGAAAATAATCATATCCTGTCCACTTTTACTCGCGATCATGGCCGGGTGAATGGATTGGTGCGTAAACCGACCGCCGCGACCCAAGGTCTTTATCAAACCGGAAATCTGATTCATATCGTTTGGCAGGCGCGGCTTGCCGATCATTTGGGAGCCATTAAGGCTGAAATGCACCGGCCACTTGCGGCGCAATTTATGACGATGGGCCCCGTTATGCTGGCGATGCAGGCGGCATGCGGCTGGTGCCAACTAAGTTTGCCGGATCAACAACCATATCCGGTTTTGTACGACAGTCTTTTAAATTTACTGGGCAATTTGCAGGGGCAGGATTGGATGCTGGCCTATGCGTTATGGGAAGTGAATTTGTTGCAGCATTTGGGATTTGGCTTGGATTTGTCGGCCTGCGCGGTGACAGGCGCGCAAGATAATTTGACGCATATTTCGCCGAAAACCGGCCGCGCGGTTTCGCGGGATGCGGCGCAGCCATGGCTGGATAAATTATTGCG
The sequence above is a segment of the Alphaproteobacteria bacterium genome. Coding sequences within it:
- the recO gene encoding DNA repair protein RecO, whose protein sequence is MQLSGDGIVLSCSRLGENNHILSTFTRDHGRVNGLVRKPTAATQGLYQTGNLIHIVWQARLADHLGAIKAEMHRPLAAQFMTMGPVMLAMQAACGWCQLSLPDQQPYPVLYDSLLNLLGNLQGQDWMLAYALWEVNLLQHLGFGLDLSACAVTGAQDNLTHISPKTGRAVSRDAAQPWLDKLLRLPDFVYQFYANDNWPQAINDNLPQSDILDSLRLSGYFLDQHILNPRRKSAPTARGLLIRKLELLQA